From a single Fusarium fujikuroi IMI 58289 draft genome, chromosome FFUJ_chr03 genomic region:
- a CDS encoding related to lactose permease, whose amino-acid sequence MSKELDQSHSEHVHDANNEKKEAVQTPDAIATALNNVGAPSPWGKGHLKLYIACALIYLCSTMNGYDGSLMGSINVLSEYQEYYGLGDTGSTSTGLVFSIFQIGQMAGALFTWICDWRGRKLTLAVSSFLICVSAIFTAVAPTLSSFIAARFLLSFFSTINTVAAPMLLVEIAPPLQRATVAGTYNTLYYMGSIIATFTMYGANIHLSGNIKWRLPLWLQMLCPGLVCLGSWMLPESPRWQVAQGRIEAAREFIINHHANGDAEHPIVAIEMQEIEDSLVEVRGRSQWACFDLRSLYKSRARRYRIMLVIAMSWFGQFSGNNVSSYYLPLMVENVGITSTNMVLLLNAFYALSGWVAATIGARLHDIVGRRKMLMGSCLSMSIALAIVAATAAEYERSGSTPSSSASIAFIFIFGVVFAVGFTPMQPIYPAEVLANDMRANGMMVFMITSGCAGFVNTFAAPVAMKNIRYWFYVFFVFWDLFEFTFIYFFFVETKGRTLEELTAVFAAKNPRKASTRRISEPDC is encoded by the exons ATGTCTAAAGAGCTTGATCAGTCTCACAGTGAGCATGTTCATGATGCCAACaacgaaaagaaagaagcagtGCAGACCCCAGACGCCATCGCGACCGCGCTCAACAATGTAGGAGCTCCGTCCCCGTGGGGTAAAGGCCATCTCAAGCTGTACATAGCTTGCGCGCTCATCTACCTGTGTTCGACCATGAACGGTTACGACGGCTCACTCATGGGTTCAATCAATGTTCTCTCAGAGTATCAGGAATATTATGGGCTGGGTGATACTGGGTCGACCTCAACTGGTTTGGTATTCTCCATATTCCAGATTGGACAGATGGCGGGCGCCTTATTCACCTGGATATGCGACTGGAGGGGCCGCAAGTTGACTCTCGCTGTCAGCTCGTTCCTCATCTGTGTATCTGCTATCTTCACTGCAGTGGCCCCGACTTTGTCTTCGTTTATCGCCGCGAGattcctcctcagcttcttttcGACCATCAACACCGTCGCTGCGCCGATGCTTCTTGTCGAGATTGCTCCTCCTCTACAACGAGCGACAGTGGCAGGAACATACAACACTTTGTACTATATGGGAAGCATCATTGCAACATTCA CAATGTACGGCGCCAACATCCATTTGAGCGGTAACATCAAGTGGCGTCTTCCCCTCTGGCTGCAGATGCTCTGTCCCGGACTCGTCTGCCTCGGGAGCTGGATGTTGCCTGAGAGTCCGAGATGGCAGGTCGCTCAAGGAAGAATCGAAGCAGCCCGCGAGTTCATTATCAATCATCACGCAAACGGCGACGCAGAGCACCCGATTGTCGCCATTGAAATGCAAGAGATTGAGGATTCACTCGTCGAAGTCCGAGGCCGTTCACAGTGGGCTTGCTTCGATCTACGAAGCCTTTACAAGTCTCGCGCTCGCCGATATCGAATTATGCTCGTCATCGCAATGTCTTGGTTTGGTCAATTTTCCGGCAACAACGTTTCGAGTTACTATCTCCCATTGATGGTCGAGAATGTCGGGATCACCTCTACGAACATGGTGCTTTTGTTGAATGCGTTTTACGCACTCTCTGGATGGGTGGCTGCTACAATTGGAG CTCGTCTACACGATATTGTTGGAAGACGCAAGATGCTGATGGGTTCGTGTCTGAGCATGTCTATTGCGCTCGCTATTGTTGCCGCCACTGCAGCAGAGTATGAGCGATCTGGTAGCACACCTTCGAGCTCAGCAAGCATTGCGTTCATCTTTATTTTTGGCGTTGTCTTTGCCGTCGGCTTCACTCCAATGCAGCCCATTTATCCAGCAGAGGTTTTAGCTA ATGATATGCGAGCCAACGGTATGATGGTCTTTATGATAACCTCCGGCTGTGCAGGGTTTGTCAATACTTTCGCAGCTCCGGTCGCTATGAAGAACATTCGGTACTGGTT CTACGTGTTTTTTGTGTTCTGGGATCTCTTTGAGTTTACCTTCATCTACTTTTTCTTTGTCGAGACCAAGGGCCGGACATTGGAGGAACTCACCGCTGTATTCGCAGCCAAGAATCCACGCAAAGCGAGTACCCGCCGGATCTCAGAGCCTGACTGTTAG
- a CDS encoding related to lactose regulatory protein produces the protein MELPFVSETTGRQPRANSSCAECRRRRVKCEGQTFPCRQCVYYLVPHLCHYPARKKRHNVSIKSHAELTESYAKARKVIEALFPSSSLEELSSMNRQQLLIRLQASKAPPPATDTEPQDHLQVLEPSVEQNFTWDEVSETESETSRVADDVNGLAFSRQSLNASYLGISSVPTILKVIAHLSPHVQQRVPKGPEAWRSPSTLAASPGDMACLQVDEIPLINAYFSHVHLVIPMVDEADFRQRYLQSNTEDDEAGPWLALMNMVLAMGSMASDSMHFNAHNPFYKRALPHLNINSFGSGHLYMVQALALYSGMVLHFLNKPNMAVAVMGATLQMAVAMGLHRVQASQPSTNAACHPANGSTATRIRTWWSILCLDTWASSTLGRPSHGYWDPAITLTSPMSALQDLDYGTISLAASEKFCRIATRAQQRLARLPLISPDEVDEFDRELIVWKDSLHMFLAHREQCPPSVNTARAILWWRWITTRLTLYRPGLLITALRQKPWGQDNTREAAHARKCIQVAKEGVYLMALDWVPNQFLCWNSAWNVFQVALVLVLGLISDKQEADKLECYGSLCQAIELFAQMEPLDAGCTRSRKLLQGLLDNTKGAEENTASPIPEGLDSFILDYLGTDLVWEDMDWLGYL, from the exons ATGGAACTCCCCTTTGTCTCCGAGACAACCGGCCGACAGCCCCGGGCCAATTCCTCCTGCGCCGAATGCAGACGTCGTCGAGTCAAATGCGAAGGCCAGACCTTTCCCTGTCGGCAATGCGTCTACTACCTCGTTCCACATCTCTGCCATTATCCTGCTAGGAAAAAAAGACACAATGTATCTATAAA ATCTCACGCCGAACTTACCGAGAGTTACGCCAAGGCCCGGAAGGTCATCGAAGCGTTGTTCCCCTCCAGCTCACTCGAGGAACTCTCCAGCATGAACCGTCAGCAGTTGCTGATACGACTGCAAGCTTCCAAGGCACCTCCACCTGCTACCGACACCGAGCCGCAGGATCATCTGCAGGTTTTGGAACCGTCTGTGGAACAAAACTTCACTTGGGATGAGGTATCCGAGACCGAAAGCGAGACGTCGCGCGTAGCAGACGATGTCAATGGACTTGCCTTCTCACGACAATCGCTCAATGCTTCATACTTAGGTATATCCTCGGTCCCTACTATTCTGAAAGTCATCGCCCATCTCTCTCCTCATGTCCAGCAACGAGTTCCTAAGGGTCCCGAAGCTTGGCGGAGTCCATCAACCTTGGCTGCTAGTCCAGGTGACATGGCCTGCCTGCAAGTAGATGAGATACCGCTTATAAACGCCTACTTCAGCCACGTCCATCTCGTCATCCCAATGGTAGACGAAGCCGACTTTCGTCAGCGATATCTCCAATCCAATacggaagatgatgaagctggtcCATGGCTCGCTCTGATGAACATGGTGCTAGCTATGGGCTCAATGGCGTCAGACTCGATGCACTTCAACGCGCATAACCCTTTTTACAAGCGAGCTCTGCCTCATCTAAACATCAACTCTTTTGGTTCCGGTCACCTTTATATGGTACAAGCATTGGCTCTGTATAGTGGAATGGTGCTTCACTTTCTCAACAAACCGAACATGGCGGTTGCTGTCATGGGAGCAACCCTGCAGATGGCCGTGGCAATGGGCTTGCATAGGGTTCAGGCTTCGCAGCCCTCTACGAATGCAGCCTGCCATCCCGCTAATGGCTCGACAGCCACGCGGATACGTACTTGGTGGTCTATACTGTGTCTGGATACGTGGGCTTCGTCCACTTTGGGGCGCCCTAGTCACGGATATTGGGACCCAGCTATAACACTGACCTCGCCCATGTCAGCCCTCCAAGATCTG GATTACGGAACCATATCCCTCGCCGCCAGTGAAAAGTTTTGTAGGATTGCTACCCGGGCACAACAGCGGCTCGCCCGATTACCTCTGATCAGCCCCGACGAAGTTGACGAATTCGACCGCGAGCTTATTGTATGGAAAGACTCGTTACACATGTTTCTGGCTCACCGTGAGCAATGTCCGCCAAGTGTCAATACTGCGCGAGCGATTCTTTGGTGGCGATGGATCACAACTCGACTCACACTTTACCGCCCAGGTTTATTGATCACAGCGCTGCGTCAGAAGCCATGGGGTCAAGACAATACCCGTGAAGCAGCCCATGCACGAAAATGTATCCAGGTCGCAAAAGAGGGTGTATATCTAATGGCCCTAGATTGGGTTCCGAACCAGTTCCTTTGTTGGAACAGCGCCTGGAACGTTTTTCAGGTGGCATTGGTTCTCGTTCTAGGGCTGATATCTGACAAACAAGAAGCAGATAAGTTGGAGTGTTACGGATCCCTGTGCCAGGCGATTGAATTATTTGCTCAGATGGAGCCGCTTGACGCTGGTTGCACTCGCAGTcgaaagcttcttcaaggccTGCTGGATAATACCAAGGGTGCTGAGGAAAACACTGCCTCCCCTATACCTGAAGGGTTGGATTCTTTTATACTTGACTATCTCGGTACAGATTTAGTTTGGGAAGATATGGATTGGCTAGGATACCTCTAA
- a CDS encoding related to large neutral amino acid transporter — translation MSSERAEDASQQPLLSEHRQADHDAAASRGTFTRNLGAVEAFGIVVSIVIGSGVFTSPGSIDTNVPSPGLALVIWLIGGVLAWTGATTFAELGTAIPGEGGVQPYLQHIYGDIWGFLAAWTWIVTVMPATLAILSIVFVESAYSAAGVINEDHRISHKLLSILVLIVMSVANSISTKASTRLNGFFVVLKFVSILVVVMAALAVVGVHATHPDKEAGGGDWFKKNWFEYRDTYNPNGPDTDWRKLSQWEIFGHYSAALYAALWAYSGWDKAIYVSAELSQPAKQLPLAINTSIPTAIICFLAANAGYYVLLPWDVVSTTDSVAVTALTRLLGRGFGIVTAVLICLVVAGSLLGNSFVASRMCVAAARKAWIPSLFTIVGRVGVKPDAEETEESEDESAKEAGDAPINAVILSVVLASFYILFGSFRALLTLNGLGEYSFFFLTVLGAIILRYREPDLERPYKTFSINPVVFVLVSGFVVVRGAIFAPVQAIVILVIWALGIAFYKVRQYLATR, via the exons ATGTCTTCAGAGCGCGCTGAAGATGCGAgtcagcagcctcttctgtCTGAGCATCGCCAAGCAGATCACGATGCAGCCGCGTCGCGGGGTACTTTTACGCGTAACCTCGGCGCCGTCGAAGCCTTCGGTATAGTCGTCAGCATCGTTATCGGAAGTGGTGTCTTTACTTCTCCCGGCTCGATCGATACGAATGTTCCGTCGCCGGGTTTGGCGCTGGTTATTTGGTTGAttggtggtgttttggctTGGACGGGTGCTACGACGTTTGCTGAGCTTGGGACTGCTATTCCTGGCGAGG GTGGTGTTCAACCATATCTTCAGCATATATATGGCGATATCTGGGGCTTCCTCGCAGCGTGGACATGGATCGTTACCGTCATGCCAGCAACGCTCGCCATCCTCTCCATCGTCTTCGTTGAAAGCGCCTACTCAGCTGCAGGCGTCATAAACGAGGACCACCGCATATCGCACAAACTCCTCTCTATTCTGGTACTCATTGTGATGAGCGTCGCAAACTCTATCAGCACCAAAGCCAGTACTCGGCTCAACGGTTTCTTCGTGGTTCTCAAGTTCGTGAGTATTCTTGTCGTGGTCATGGCTGCGTTGGCTGTCGTCGGCGTTCATGCCACGCATCCTGATAAAGAAGCTGGGGGAGGTGATTGGTTCAAGAAGAACTGGTTTGAGTATAGAGATACGTATAATCCGAATGGACCGGATACGGATTGGAGGAAATTAAGTCAGTGGGAGATCTTTGGACATTACTCTGCTGCGTTGTATGCCGCTCTTTGGGCTTACTCTGGTTGGGACAAG GCCATCTATGTGTCTGCTGAGCTTTCGCAACCTGCAAAGCAACTCCCCCTTGCTATCAACACCTCAATTCCAACTGCGATTATTTGCTTCCTTGCTGCCAACGCTGGATACTACGTTCTACTCCCATGGGACGTCGTCAGCACTACCGACAGCGTGGCCGTCACTGCCCTCACGCGCCTTCTGGGCCGGGGCTTCGGTATCGTCACGGCTGTTCTCATCTGTCTGGTCGTTGCCGGCTCTTTACTGGGCAACTCATTCGTCGCAAGCCGCATGTGCGTCGCCGCAGCAAGAAAGGCCTGGATCCCCAGTCTCTTCACCATTGTTGGCAGAGTTGGCGTTAAGCCTGATGCAGAGGAAACCGAGGAATCGGAAGATGAGTCTGccaaagaagctggagatgcACCCATCAACGCCGTCATTCTTTCAGTCGTCCTTGCATCATTCTATATTCTTTTTGGAAGCTTTAGAGCTCTTTTGACCTTGAATGGTCTTGGAGAGtactctttcttcttcctcacagTTCTTGGTGCTATCATCCTACGATATCGTGAACCTGATCTGGAGAGACCTTACAAGACGTTTTCAATCAACCCAGTCGTATTTGTGTTGGTGAGCGGATTTGTGGTTGTCCGCGGAGCCATCTTTGCACCCGTTCAAGCGATTGTCATCCTTGTCATCTGGGCTCTAGGCATTGCCTTTTACAAGGTGCGACAGTATCTCGCCACAAGGTAA
- a CDS encoding related to putative transporter SEO1, with product MSELSARKWYHWYAPTDTPEEKKLILKLDLLLVPYAFVLYWVKYVDQTNINNAYVSGMAEDLGFHGNELVQFQTIFVVGNVVGLLPFIYLFPRVPMHILVPSLDLGWGIFTLLQYRATSYAEIMAYRFLVSMFEASYFPGVHFVLGSWYRSDEIGRRGGLFYIGLTLGTMTAGLLQGAATQYLDGHNGLAGWRWNFIINAIITIPLAFVGYFLWPGTPDKPNRLVMKKSEIALAKERLERNGSKVRSTPFSLALLRRIFTSWQFYILVFWDILFFNTSANSAAFLLWIKSLDRYSTTKVNQLGSISPALGIFFVLFINFSADLWIGRPAAITLASVINFTGLVILATWNVPEAAKWYAYSVGYSAVAVSSVLYGWANTILRHNNEERALTLILMTAIATSTQAWIPLLVYPTVEAPRFPKGYVYSAVIVVLLVAMTQVIRIVYGSHGEKALARRGSLSETSEDGEIQTPHGLSIDKDAGKHIQPSTVAV from the exons ATGTCTGAATTATCGGCCAGGAAGTGGTACCATTGGTACGCACCAACCGACACGcctgaagaaaagaagctcatcttgaagcTCGACCTTCTACTCGTACCTTACGCATTCGTTCTCTACTGGGTCAAATATGTCGACCAGACCAATATCA ATAATGCCTACGTCTCTGGCATGGCAGAAGATCTAGGCTTTCACGGCAACGAATTAGTCCAGTTCCAGACGATATTCGTCGTTGGAAACGTCGTCGGTCTTTTACCGTTCATTTATCTCTTCCCTCGTGTTCCAATGCACATTCTAGTACCCAGTCTTGACCTCG GATGGGGCATCTTCACCCTCCTTCAGTACCGCGCCACGAGTTACGCAGAGATAATGGCTTATCGTTTCTTGGTCTCTATGTTTGAAGCATCGTACTTTCCTGGCGTTCACTTCGTACTCGGAAGCTGGTACAGGTCAGATGAGATTGGCAGAAGAGGCGGTTTGTTTTATATCGGCCTCACCCTTGGGACGATGACTGCTGGTCTTCTCCAAGGAGCTGCGACGCAATACCTCGATGGTCACAATGGCCTCGCTGGTTGGAGATGgaacttcatcatcaacgcaaTCATTACCATACCGCTTGCCTTCGTGGGCTACTTTCTCTGGCCTGGGACACCGGACAAGCCCAATCGCTTGGTCATGAAAAAGTCTGAGATCGCCCTCGCAAAAGAACGCCTGGAACGCAATGGGTCCAAAGTTCGAAGCACACCCTTTTCGCTGGCTTTGCTCCGCCGCATCTTCACGAGTTGGCAGTTCTACATCCTCGTATTCTGGGACATTctgttcttcaacaccagtGCCAACTCAGCTGCTTTCCTCCTTTGGATCAAGAGCTTGGATCGTTACAGCACTACCAAAGTGAACCAGCTTGGATCAATCAGTCCTGCTCTAggcatcttctttgtcctgttcatcaacttcagcgCCGATTTATGGATCGGAAGGCCTGCAGCGATCACACTGGCTTCCGTAATCAACTTCACTGGGCTTGTCATTCTGGCAACATGGAACGTTCCCGAAGCAGCAAAGTGGTATGCCTACAGTGTGGGCTACTCGGCCGTTGCAGTATCGTCGGTTCTATATGGCTGGGCCAATACCATTCTTCGACATAACAACGAAGAGCGAGCCTTGACGCTCATTCTGATGACGGCTATAGCTACGTCAACTCAAGCTTGGATACCGCTTCTTGTGTACCCTACTGTCGAGGCACCTCGCTTCCCGAAGGGTTACGTGTACTCAGCGGTCATAGTTGTTCTTCTAGTGGCTATGACTCAGGTCATTCGTATTGTTTATGGTAGTCATGG GGAAAAGGCACTCGCCCGTCGAGGTAGTCTGAGTGAAACGAGTGAGGATGGCGAGATTCAAACACCTCATGGGCTGAGCATTGACAAAGATGCTGGGAAGCATATACAACCTTCCACAGTGGCTGTTTAG
- a CDS encoding related to hydroxylase — protein sequence MSGFKVLIIGAGPTGLLAALALQRAGIDFTILERRKEADLNWGASVCLWPQSARVLDQLGLLDEAHALHLPMKKKCNLRRDGSVMSWSNMIENIGHYHGHEWMLFQRGDLVNLLMGDLSDITNQLLVDKQVTSIASGPDGVEVKCADGHSYSGDLIIGADGINSTTRTFVDDIAPDATSGDFTTTFYGFYGHGTTVSKDLEPGVDYECHSEGFSSQLIMPSHEKYFFTIYLKLDKPTNDRYYISAEEADELAKKYGDIYLAPGVTFKEVWAAKNWTHTAPFEEGVAKKWFRDRVVLVGDSVHKMTPNIGFGLNTGWQSTVVLINLLRDLLRDNPNPDIKELTKTFEEYKKMRFNHVTKDVELAGTSTRAVMWDNFLWKFLDQYVLPYINGDTILAKLMCSPTVQKAFTLNFLPEPNYKEGELKWHNKPVIVKE from the exons ATGTCTGGTTTTAAGGTTCTCATTATCGGTGCTGGACCAACTGGTCTTCTAGCGGCTCTTGCGCTGCAACGAGCGGGCATTGACTTTACGATATTAgagaggagaaaagaagcgGATTTGAATTGGGGAGCTTCGGTTTGTCTTTGGCCGCAGAGTGCGAGAGTTCTTGATCAGCTTGGGTTGCTTGATGAAGCACATGCGCTGCATTtgccgatgaagaagaaatgtAATCTTAGGCGGGATGGAAGTGTTATGAGTTGGAGCAATATGATTGAGAACATTGGTCACTA TCACGGCCATGAATGGATGCTCTTCCAACGCGGCGATCTAGTCAATCTTCTCATGGGTGACCTCTCCGATATAACGAACCAGCTCCTCGTCGACAAACAAGTCACCTCAATCGCCTCGGGCCCTGACGGAGTCGAAGTCAAGTGCGCAGATGGTCATTCTTACAGTGGAGACCTCATTATCGGAGCAGACGGCATCAACAGCACAACCCGAACCTTTGTCGACGACATCGCCCCCGATGCTACAAGCGGTGATTTCACAACAACCTTCTACGGCTTCTACGGCCACGGCACCACTGTATCCAAAGATCTCGAACCAGGCGTCGATTACGAATGTCACTCCGAGGGTTTCAGCTCGCAGCTCATCATGCCGTCGCACGAGAAATACTTCTTCACCATCTACCTCAAGCTCGATAAGCCAACAAACGATCGCTATTACATCTCAGCCGAAGAAGCCGATGAACTTGCAAAGAAATATGGCGATATTTATCTCGCTCCAGGCGTTACCTTCAAGGAAGTCTGGGCCGCGAAGAACTGGACTCACACAGCCCCATTCGAAGAAGGCGTCGCAAAGAAATGGTTCAGAGATCGTGTCGTCCTCGTCGGCGACTCCGTTCACAAAATGACACCCAACATCGGCTTCGGCCTAAACACAGGATGGCAATCCACCGTCGTGCTGATCAACTTGCTTCGCGACCTTCTTCGCGATAACCCAAACCCGGATATCAAGGAGCTTACAAAGACGTTTGAGGAGTacaagaagatgaggttCAATCATGTTACTAAGGACGTTGAACTAGCTGGTACGTCGACGCGGGCGGTCATGTGGGACAACTTTCTGTGGAAGTTTTTGGATCAGTATGTTCTGCCGTATATCAATGGCGATACTATCTTGGCGAAGCTTATGTGCTCGCCGACTGTTCAGAAGGCTTTCACGTTGAACTTTTTGCCGGAGCCGAATTATAAGGAGGGGGAGTTGAAGTGGCATAATAAGCCGGTTATTGTGAAGGAGTAA
- a CDS encoding related to isovaleryl-CoA dehydrogenase → MSQSTARALQRVKGSCSPSLWRSPPHGFARRSFSATCSRRLMDTSGFSDTQLTVREAVSQLCSNFPNTYWQERDQAEQDPQDFHAALAKDGWLGIALPEALGGAGLGISEAVMMMQTITESGAGMAGAQAIHANVYATQPLAKFGTEKQLQSTIPNIIQGKWRVCFGVTEPNSGLDTLRLTTTATKQPDGSYSVSGQKIWITCAQVASKMILLARTAPLDPKKPSQGLSLFCIDLNRDQQGLDLRKIRKMGGKAVDANEVFFDNYSIPADSLIGDEGQGFKIILHGMNAERCLLAGEALGLGYAALNKAAEYARDRTVFQRPIGQNQAIAHPLADAYMKLEAAKLMTYHAARLYDDSSKEDSSPDAKISPASVGVACNSAKYMAAEAAFTACERAVLTHGGMGYAAEYDVERWFRECLVPRIAPVSREMILNYISEKVLALPRSY, encoded by the coding sequence ATGTCACAATCAACCGCAAGGGCACTACAGCGTGTCAAGGGTAGTTGCAGCCCCTCCTTGTGGCGAAGTCCGCCCCATGGATTCGCCAGGCGCTCATTTTCTGCCACCTGCTCGAGACGCCTTATGGACACGAGCGGCTTCTCAGATACGCAATTGACTGTTCGAGAAGCTGTCAGTCAGCTGTGTTCCAATTTTCCCAATACCTACTGGCAGGAAAGAGATCAGGCCGAACAGGATCCTCAAGACTTCCATGCTGCCCTTGCCAAGGACGGTTGGCTGGGCATAGCCCTCCCCGAGGCCCTCGGCGGTGCAGGACTAGGCATCTCCGAGGCGGTCATGATGATGCAAACCATTACCGAGAGCGGCGCTGGCATGGCAGGCGCCCAGGCGATCCATGCGAATGTCTATGCCACGCAGCCCTTAGCAAAATTCGGCACAGAGAAGCAGCTGCAAAGCACAATACCCAACATCATCCAAGGCAAATGGCGGGTTTGTTTCGGTGTCACAGAGCCTAATAGTGGTCTCGACACATTACGGCTGACCACCACGGCTACCAAACAACCAGATGGCTCCTATAGCGTTAGCGGCCAAAAGATCTGGATCACCTGCGCCCAAGTCGCATCCAAGATGATTCTTTTGGCGCGAACTGCTCCATTGGACCCGAAGAAGCCGAGCCAGGGATTATCTCTTTTCTGCATCGATCTCAACAGAGACCAGCAAGGCCTAGACCTGCGCAAGATTAGAAAAATGGGAGGAAAAGCTGTTGATGCAAATGAGGTCTTCTTTGACAATTATAGCATTCCTGCTGACAGCCTCATCGGAGATGAAGGACAGGGCTTCAAGATTATCCTGCATGGCATGAATGCCGAGCGTTGTCTTTTGGCTGGCGaggctcttggtcttgggtaCGCAGCTTTAAACAAGGCGGCCGAGTATGCTAGGGACCGAACTGTCTTCCAGCGTCCCATCGGCCAAAATCAAGCTATAGCACACCCACTCGCAGATGCATATATGAAGCTTGAGGCCGCCAAGCTTATGACCTACCATGCCGCCAGACTCTACGACGACAGCAGCAAAGAGGACTCCTCCCCCGATGCAAAGATAAGTCCTGCTTCTGTGGGCGTGGCATGTAACAGTGCCAAGTATATGGCAGCTGAGGCGGCCTTCACAGCCTGCGAACGGGCTGTCCTGACGCATGGTGGTATGGGATATGCGGCTGAGTACGACGTGGAACGGTGGTTCAGAGAGTGCCTTGTCCCACGCATCGCCCCTGTTAGCCGCGAAATGATTCTTAATTACATCAGCGAGAAGGTTCTGGCGCTTCCTCGTAGCTATTAG